The Balearica regulorum gibbericeps isolate bBalReg1 chromosome 5, bBalReg1.pri, whole genome shotgun sequence genome window below encodes:
- the FGF3 gene encoding fibroblast growth factor 3, protein MVIIWILFLSLLQEPWSPGRAAGVPEAAGASPSDPRPRRDAGGRGGVYEHLGGAPRRRKLYCATKYHLQIHPNGKINGTLEKNSVFSILEITAVDVGIVAIKGLFSGRYLAMNKRGRLYASENYNAECEFVERIHELGYNTYASRLYRTVPNRAGTKRKASAERLWYVSINGKGRPRRGFKTRRTQKSSLFLPRVLDNKDHEMVRLFHTNVKYRESLLKTPSKNQRRRRGR, encoded by the exons ATGGTTATAATTTGGATCTTGTTCCTGAGTTTGTTGCAGGAGCCGTGGTCCCCAGGGCGGGCCGCGGGGGTGCCCGAGGCCGCCGGAGCCTCCCCGAGTGACCCCCGGCCGCGCCGGGATGcggggggccgcggcggcgTCTACGAGCACCTCGGGGGAGCGCCCAGGCGCAGGAAACTGTACTGTGCCACCAAGTACCATCTCCAGATCCACCCCAACGGCAAGATCAACGGCACCCTGGAGAAAAACAGCGTCTTCA GTATTCTTGAAATAACTGCTGTTGATGTTGGAATCGTTGCCATCAAGGGCTTGTTCTCTGGCAGATACCTGGCCATGAACAAAAGGGGCAGACTTTATGCATCA GAAAATTATAACGCAGAGTGTGAGTTCGTGGAGAGGATCCATGAATTGGGTTATAACACCTACGCGTCCCGTCTCTACCGGACTGTACCCAACAGAGCTGGCACCAAGCGCAAAGCCAGTGCAGAGAGACTCTGGTATGTCTCAATCAATGGGAAAGGACGACCCAGAAGGGGCTTTAAAACTCGCAGGACACAGAAATCGTCTCTCTTTCTGCCCAGAGTATTGGATAACAAAGACCATGAAATGGTCCGACTGTTCCACACAAATGTGAAATATCGAGAGAGTCTCCTGAAGACCCCAAGCAAGAACCAGCGAAGAAGGAGAGGACGCTga